The following is a genomic window from Caldicellulosiruptor danielii.
TCCCAAAATCTGTTTTTCAAAAATTCAAACGCATGAAAAGCCAGATCTTTGCACTTTTCATTTTTCAGAATATTGTAACATGCTGAGAAAAACCACAATATCCTCGAGTTCAAAATACAACCTTTTTGAGCTTTTCTGTTAATGTTGAGATTAAAGTCCACGTATCCATAGTAGCCGCCAAATTCATCGTCCTTTAAACTTTGCCAAAACGGTATTATCTTTTCTTCAAGATGAGTTTTTAGATCTTCCTTAAACTTTGTAATATCCATTTTTCACCAGCTCTTTTAAAAGTTTGGTAAATGGGTTACTTAATCGTTCACTTTATACTTCTATATTAATTGTTTTTTTATATCCTGTCAATTGTTTTTTTAAAAAAGGGCTTATCCAAAGCTGAAATTGGACAAGCCCCTGTGAATTCTTATTTGCTTTTTTGAAAGTCCTACTTGAAAAGGAATGTCAAAATTACCTTTAAAAGCTCCTGGAAGTTATTATCTAAAAGCCCATCTTCTCTGTGAGCAGGCGTAAGTGCAACTACTTTGCCCTTGCCAAAATTGTGCCACCACCCTGCAATTGAACTGCCGTCCTCTGATTCAGAGTAAAGATAGATATTGGTATTGTCTTTGTCGCAAAAAACAAAATAGTGTTCATCCATAATTGTAAAATCAAACTCTTTGCTTTCAAAAACAACTTTTTGGTCAGAGTGATATCTAACAGGTTTTTGCTTATCTGGATGATGCTTGAAATATCCTTTTACAAGTTTGCAAAACTCTCCTTCTTCAGGGTATGACGCAAGCCCTGAGTGCCATACAAAAAGCCTTCCACCGCCTTCAACATACTCTTTTATTTTCTTTGCCACATTCTCTGTCATCCAGCACCGTACAACTTCATCCTGTGGATTTATCCTGTTTTCTGCAGAAAGCACAACAGCGTCCGGGTTTTGTAGAAGAAATTGCTCAAAGTTTTCAATAGATGCATCTATTATCTCACAACCATCTAAAGCAACATCTGTGGCTTGCTTCAAAGCCTTGAGCAGGTTGTCATGGCTGTGGTAAAAATCTCCAACCAAAGCCAAGATTCTTTTCATATTCTTACTCCCCACTTCCCCAAAA
Proteins encoded in this region:
- a CDS encoding ThuA domain-containing protein, producing MKRILALVGDFYHSHDNLLKALKQATDVALDGCEIIDASIENFEQFLLQNPDAVVLSAENRINPQDEVVRCWMTENVAKKIKEYVEGGGRLFVWHSGLASYPEEGEFCKLVKGYFKHHPDKQKPVRYHSDQKVVFESKEFDFTIMDEHYFVFCDKDNTNIYLYSESEDGSSIAGWWHNFGKGKVVALTPAHREDGLLDNNFQELLKVILTFLFK